The stretch of DNA GACAATATAATATTTAGATCGTAATAAAAATAAGACCTCTGGCGAGGTCTTATTTTGGTGGTAAAGCGACTTAGGCTGGGCTTACTTTTATCTTCTTAACCTTGTCTTCTTGTACAACCTTGGGGATCTGAATAGTCAGGACGCCATCCTTCAGGCTGGCATCGGCCTTCTCGGCGACTGTCGAGGCCGGTAGTATCACGGATCTGCTAAATGAGCCCCAGAAGCACTCTTGGACATAGTAGTTGTCTTTTTCGACCGCAAATTCGTCCTTTCGATCGCCCCTGATGGTTACGACATCTTCAGAGATAGCTACATCTATATCCTCTGGCTTAACTCCAGCGATAGGAGCTTTAACGATTATTTTGTCCTTGGTCTGGTAGACATCGACGGCCAGTTGGCCCTCGAACTCTTCTTCGTTGATCCACTCCTCTGATTGTGGCTCTTCGCCATCCAGGAACTCGTCTTCTAATATTTCTTCATCTACTTCGTTTTTTCGTGCCATACTAAACTCCTTATTCTTGCTTAGTTATTTGGTTGCTACTATTATAATCAGAACCTTAACCTATTGCAAGCTGATGATTGAATCAATACTAGAACTAATATCGCCTGCCACCTGCATAGTCTGTAGGCTCGAGGGAGCGTGCTTATGCAGAAGCTGTAAAGAACAGTACTTGATGCCCAAAAAGCCTTCTTGCGTGTTGTGCAATGCTCTAAGCGACAATGGAGCCTGCTGTCCTGGCTGCAAACTTAAGACCGGCCTATCGGGGGCCACGGTGCAGTTCCGATACGAGGGTATTGCTCGATCGTTAATTTGGAATATGAAGTATCGGGGGCAACGCAGTACCGCACGATACCTCGCTGGAGAGCTGACGCTACCGCATAGTAAAGCCAGAAGCATCGTTTGCTTTGTGCCCAGCGATGGCCGATCCAGGCGACGCAGGGGCTACGATCAGGCCGAAATCATCGCCAAGCACTACGCCAAGATCAATGGTATTGATTTTGCCAGCTTGCTACTGCGCAAGACCCACATTAGACAGGTTGGGCTCTCCCGTGTCGGCAGGTTCAAAAATGTCGCCGGCAACTTTACCGTTAGGGGCAGACCTGATTCCAGGCATATTATATTGGTGGACGATGTGATAACCACCGGTGCAACAATTAGCGAGTGTGCCAAGGAGTTGATACGAGCAGGCGCGAGCTCTGTCTGGGCTGTGGCGGCCGCAAAGAGGTAGATTAAAACCTATACAGGCTGAGTTTGTGAGCGAAGCGAGATTGTTGCTTCAAGCTAATAGACTTATTAACGATTTTTTGGCTAAAGCAATACTCGGTGCTAACTACCAAGCAGCCTTTGGGGATGTCCTTATAAATAATATCTAGGGCCTCTGGCAAGAGGTACAGATACATCTTGCTAGCACCGATTGGCTTGGTGGTCTTGAGGCTCCCGAATCGGATTTGGCAATTTTTAAGCTGACGGATGTTCCACTTGGCTAGTAAGAAGGGGTAGATTCCGTTTTCGAGGCCAATAAATGTGGCATCTGGGCTGATCCTGGCACAATATGCTAATACTCTGGCATCACCACAGCCTATCTCCCACATGGTGTCGCCAGGCTTTATATCTAGGGCCTTGTTGATTTCGGCTAGGTTTTGGCGAGGGGTCGAGATAAACGGTGCCAAGCCGTTGGTGATAGAATCGACAAGCTTAGCGGTAAATAGCAGCAGGACTATAACTATAACAATTAGCACTATAACGACCATGCTAGCTTGAGTCCCTTTGCACCAGGTAGACATAATTGTTGCTGCTTGCTTGGTAGATAAGCTCCCAGCCTTCATCTTGCAGCTGATCTACCAACGCTCGATAACGAGGCTTAATCTTGGTGGCCTCGTCCCTGGATATCAGCACGCATTTGATATTGTACTTGGCAAACTCTTCGCGCCTGAACTCGTCGCGGGTAAGGCTTTTGGCAAAATTATCGAAGTAGTCTGTTTTGCCTTCTCTCCAGCTTGGCATGCGACCATCGATATAGTATTTGTAATTGGGCAGCTTCCATATTAGGTAGCCACCGTAATTGTAGGAATTGAAGATATTGCCCTGGCAGGGATTTTGCTCGATAAAGCTAACTGCACGATCTGGGTATCTTCCCCCACTATTAACCACCGAGCTGACAAAAATAATCAGTGTACTGAAAATAAATATGCTTGCTAGGCCTGCTCCACAAATTAATAACGACACACTTCCGGCTGGTTTCTTGGCTTTGGTGTATTTCTTTGCTAGCTTAAGCTGGTATTCTTCGATATATCGGGAGCTTGTGATTATAAAAAGCGGCAGATGCCTAATACTTGATAAGGCCATTGCAAGTGTCAGGCCAGGAACAGACAGTAGTTTTCGCCAGGGCTTCGCGGCTATACTAAAATTCAGCGATAATGACCATACAAGATAAGGCGCCGATATTATCGGAATTAACAATGCCCGCCACTCTGATATCCTGAATCTTAGCTTGCTATCGCTGATGGTCGCGAATATTTCGATGAATATTCGCCACCCATAGGGATTAATAAATATAACCAAAAATGAACTAACGGCAATCCACCAGGGCAGCTTTTTAATGTAAAATATCTGCCATATCGCAATTAGCAGCAAACCGAAAACAAAGCTGCCATGGAGATTGGCCCAAACTAGCAGTATAAGCGGTATAAGAAGGTATAATCTGCGATT from Patescibacteria group bacterium encodes:
- a CDS encoding phosphoribosyltransferase family protein; the protein is MKYRGQRSTARYLAGELTLPHSKARSIVCFVPSDGRSRRRRGYDQAEIIAKHYAKINGIDFASLLLRKTHIRQVGLSRVGRFKNVAGNFTVRGRPDSRHIILVDDVITTGATISECAKELIRAGASSVWAVAAAKR
- a CDS encoding Hsp20/alpha crystallin family protein, whose amino-acid sequence is MARKNEVDEEILEDEFLDGEEPQSEEWINEEEFEGQLAVDVYQTKDKIIVKAPIAGVKPEDIDVAISEDVVTIRGDRKDEFAVEKDNYYVQECFWGSFSRSVILPASTVAEKADASLKDGVLTIQIPKVVQEDKVKKIKVSPA